The Vreelandella piezotolerans genomic interval CATCGCTTGGCTGCTGTTCACGGCCACCCCAGAAGTCGCCAACGGCCTGCGTCGGTTAGGCTTCGAGCCTCAACCGATCACCCCAGCCGACCCGACCCGCCTGGGGGATGAGCTTCCGCTGTGGGGACGCTATTACGCGCATCACCCGTGGGTGATGGCGGGCGACTTACAGCGCGCCATGCGCACGTTTCAGGCCTCTGGTATGCCATCGAACCTTACTTGGCAGGAGGTGGCCCATGCCCGCTCAGCCTAACGCCTTACTGGCACGTATCGAACGCTATGCGTCCCGCGCGTCTCAACGAATCGCACTGACCGACGGACGTCTGGCGCTCTCGTACGCGGACGTGCTCGAGCAGATCGGTCGCCGCCGCCAGCGGCTGCGCGACGTTGACGCACGGCGGGTCGCCCTGGCGCTGGATAACGGCTTGGAGTGGGCACTATGGGACTTGGCGCTGATGATGGAAGCGTGCGTAGCCGTGCCCATTCCCGAGTTTTTCAGCGACCAGCAGCGCCGCCACATCGTACAGCAAGCCGGTCTCGATAGCTGGATTGGCCACGGCGGCGCCCCCTACGGCTTTGAACCCAGCGACGACGCTGCCATCCAGCGACGTCACGTCGAACATCCCCCCGCGTTACAGACAGGCACCACACGCATCACGTTTACCTCGGGCACTAGCGGCGCGCCTAAAGGGGTGTGCTTGGATAATCAGGCGCTACTGGCCGTCACGGAAAGCCTTGCCAGCGTCGTGGCACCGCTCGATATCCGTCGTCATCTCGCACTGCTGCCACTCTCTACGCTGTTGGAAAACATCGGTGGCCTTTACCTACCGCTGTGGTTAGGGGCCTGTAGCGTACTGCCCGGCATGGTAGAACTCGGTTGGCAGGGTGCTAGCGGTTTTCAAGCTCCCCTCGCCCTCGAGGCAATCGACCGTTACCAGCCCAATAGCCTGATCGCCGTTCCACAGCTGCTACAGGCACTGGTGGATGAAGCCCCCAAGGCGCCCCGTAGCCTCTGCTTTGTGGCGGTGGGCGGGGCGACGGTGGCACCGACCCTGCTGGCCAATGCCCAGCAAAGCGGCTGGCCGGTGTACGAAGGCTACGGTTTATCGGAGTGTACGTCGGTGGTGTGCCTGAACCGGCCTGGCGAACCGAACTGCGGCGTCGGCCGCCCGTTGCCACACGCGCAGGTTCGGCTGGATGACAGCGGCCAACTACTCGTGCGCGGCGCCCTGATGCTGGGCTATCTCGGTGAAGCGCCCAATGGCGAGTGGTATGCCACTGGCGATATCGGTCAGTGGCACGGCGATGCGATTTTGCTCGACGGCCGCCAACGGGAGGTGTTCATCACCGCTTACGGGCGCAACGTCAATCCGCAGTGGGTCGAGGGTGAGCTCTGCACGCAGCCCGTCATTGCACAGGCCATGGTCTACGGCGAAGCATTGCCCGCTAACCGTGCGCTGATCGTCCCCGCCTCTGCCCGCATCACCGATGCCGATATTAGCGCAGCCATAGAGGCTGCCAATCGAGCGCTGCCCGACTATGCCCAGGTGCATGCCTGGCAGCGTGCCGCCCCTTTTACTCCGCACAACCAGCAACTGACAGCCAATGGCCGACTGCGCCGCGACACGCTTTTGGCAGCCTATGGCCATTGGCTTCAGAGCGCCCCACACACCCTCAAAGAAGGAGCAACACCATGACCGCTTACCAACAGCTGCAAGACGCCACCCAAGAAGCACGTCATTGGCTACTGACGACGCCCATCGTCAATCGCGCCTTGGCGGGTAACGTCACACGAGAGGAGTATCTTGCGTTTCTCGGCCAGGCGTATCACCACGTGCGCTTCACCGTACCACTGATGATGGCCTGCGGTGCACGACTGCCTGACCATCTGAACTGGCTACGTACTGCGCTGGTCGAGTACATCGAAGAGGAGAACGGCCACGAGCAGTGGATTCTGGACGATATCCGCGCCGCTGGCGGTAACGCGGACGCCGCCGCAGCGGCCACCCCAGACCCCGCCACGCGGCTGATGGTGGCCTGGATTCGCGATACGGTCGAGCATGGTAATCCCGTGGCCTTTTTTGGCATGGTGCAGGTACTCGAGGGCACCAGCACGGCGCTGGCGACCCAGGCCGCCGAACGCTTACAGGCGAGCCTCTCGCTGCCCGATAGCGCCGTGCGCTATCTCACTTCCCACGGCAGTCTGGATATTGGCCACCTGGCGTTTTTCGAAGAACAGATCAATCGGTTAGGCACGGAGGACCTGGCCGTGGTGATCGATAGTGCCAACATGTTTTATCGCCTGTACGGCGCGATGTTTAGAGGCATCGAGGCACGCTGTGCAGGTCACAGCGCGGCAGAGGAGCTGAGCCATGCGCTGGCCTAGCGAGGGGACGCTGACTGACGGGTGGGCCAACCAGCGGGTGCTGTTGACCGGGGCTAGCGGCGGCATCGGTGCCGCCCTGGCCGAGGCACTGGTTCAGCGTGGCGCACGGCTACTGATCACGGGCCGCAACCCAACGGCACTCGATGCGCTGGTCGCGCAGTTTCCCGAGCACATCGACGCGGTGTGCGCCGACTTGACCCTTGCCGAGGATCGCCACCGCCTCATCGGAGCGGCTCATCTAGCTGGCTGCAACATGCTGATCAATGCGGCGGGGAGCAATCAGACAGGCTTTTTCGACACGACCACTGACGCTGACATCGAGCAGCTCATTACCATCAACCTGACCGCCACACTGCAGCTGACCCGCGCCCTGCTGCCGCAACTGATGGCCCATCCCCAGGCGACCATCGTGACGATCGGCTCTACGTTTGGTCAGTTGGGTTATCCAGGCCAAGTCTCCTACTGTGCCACCAAGTTCGCGCTACGCGGCTTTAGCGAAGCGTTACGACGTGAACTGGCCGATACGCGGGTACGAGTCATATACATCGCTCCTCGCGCCACGCGCACTGCCATGAATTCGCCGCAAACCGACGCGCTGAACGCGGCGCTGGGTAACGCCGTCGATATGCCCAGCGCGGTGGCGCTGGCAATCGTCCGGGCTGTCGAACATCGCCGCGAGGAGCTGCAAATTGGTCGACAGGAGCGTTTCTTTACCCGCTTGAACTCCCTTTGGCCAGGCGCGGTGGATCGCGCCCTGCTACGTCAACTTCCCATGATTCGCCGCTTTGTGACTTCGAAGGAGCCCACACCATGACGCGTTCGATCGACATGTTCACTACGAAGGCTTTGCGTCGCACGCTGTTCGCCACCGCTGTTGGACTGTTCAGCCTGCCCAGCGTTGCCAGCGACCTCGACACGCCGACAGTCGCCGACACCCTAGCAGAGTTACAACAGCGCTGGGCAGAGATTCAATACGCCTTACCACAGGAGCAGCAAGAAGCCGCCTTGAGCCAGTTAGGGGATGACGCCGACCAGTGGGTCGAGCGCTATCCGGAAGCTGCCGAGCTGCATATTTGGGCAGGTATCGTTCGCTCCAGCGAAGCGGGGGCCAATGGTGGGCTGGGCGCGCTGGGACTGGTGAAGGAAGCCAAACGAGAGTTCGAGACGGCGCTCGAGCTCGATCCGCTGGCGCTCGA includes:
- a CDS encoding SDR family oxidoreductase → MRWPSEGTLTDGWANQRVLLTGASGGIGAALAEALVQRGARLLITGRNPTALDALVAQFPEHIDAVCADLTLAEDRHRLIGAAHLAGCNMLINAAGSNQTGFFDTTTDADIEQLITINLTATLQLTRALLPQLMAHPQATIVTIGSTFGQLGYPGQVSYCATKFALRGFSEALRRELADTRVRVIYIAPRATRTAMNSPQTDALNAALGNAVDMPSAVALAIVRAVEHRREELQIGRQERFFTRLNSLWPGAVDRALLRQLPMIRRFVTSKEPTP
- a CDS encoding TenA family transcriptional regulator, giving the protein MTAYQQLQDATQEARHWLLTTPIVNRALAGNVTREEYLAFLGQAYHHVRFTVPLMMACGARLPDHLNWLRTALVEYIEEENGHEQWILDDIRAAGGNADAAAAATPDPATRLMVAWIRDTVEHGNPVAFFGMVQVLEGTSTALATQAAERLQASLSLPDSAVRYLTSHGSLDIGHLAFFEEQINRLGTEDLAVVIDSANMFYRLYGAMFRGIEARCAGHSAAEELSHALA
- a CDS encoding AMP-binding protein, producing the protein MPAQPNALLARIERYASRASQRIALTDGRLALSYADVLEQIGRRRQRLRDVDARRVALALDNGLEWALWDLALMMEACVAVPIPEFFSDQQRRHIVQQAGLDSWIGHGGAPYGFEPSDDAAIQRRHVEHPPALQTGTTRITFTSGTSGAPKGVCLDNQALLAVTESLASVVAPLDIRRHLALLPLSTLLENIGGLYLPLWLGACSVLPGMVELGWQGASGFQAPLALEAIDRYQPNSLIAVPQLLQALVDEAPKAPRSLCFVAVGGATVAPTLLANAQQSGWPVYEGYGLSECTSVVCLNRPGEPNCGVGRPLPHAQVRLDDSGQLLVRGALMLGYLGEAPNGEWYATGDIGQWHGDAILLDGRQREVFITAYGRNVNPQWVEGELCTQPVIAQAMVYGEALPANRALIVPASARITDADISAAIEAANRALPDYAQVHAWQRAAPFTPHNQQLTANGRLRRDTLLAAYGHWLQSAPHTLKEGATP